The following proteins are encoded in a genomic region of Flammeovirga pectinis:
- the bamA gene encoding outer membrane protein assembly factor BamA: MISTKKAVYRLLTFISIWTFAITSAQAQFGTNYGSQSGKYKVDYGTPVEYTIAGIDVVGADFNDKNALINISGLKVGEKITIPGDAVSKAVKKLWKLGIVGDVKINITEIQGNDAYLQIALTERPKLSRFYFEGIKKGQAKTLTDKVQLVRGRIVTESMIRNTQNVIKGHYAEKGFRNTEVKIVREKDPVLANSVILRIDVNKKSKVKIEEITLAGVEELTEKKVKRKMKKTKEKRFGRIFTPSKFIDEEYKNDKKSLVEYYNEEGFRDAEILRDTVYDVTEKSVNIEIDMYEGQRYYYRSIKWTGNYKYNDEQLGRVLGISPGDVYNTSELNKRLSFNPSGADISALYMDDGYLFFNVTPVEVLVVGDSVDIEMRVFEGEQAYISKIVVNGNTKTSDHVIYREVRTLPGQKFSRADLIRTQRELSTLGYFDPETIDIQPKPNMSNGTVDIHYGLTEKANDQIELSGGWGGYYGFVGTVGLVFNNFSLRNVGDFSKWKPLPAGDGQRLQLRVQASGIQYQTYSISFTEPWLGGRKPNSLTVSYNYSNQNSYSGDVKVGSLGINAATVSLGRRLQWPDDWFTMTNSLSFLVYDLNNWYATGFGDYNNGKSYNLTFNTTIARNSVDQPTYPRRGSQISLSISLTPPYSLMQDKDFTSADITDEERYKWVEYNKWMFDNAWYQAIAGDLVLAARAHFGFLAAYNQDKGLGPFERFIMGGDGLTQQYALLGTETIGLRGYENNSIVPYETDGLGGVAYNKFVMELRYPVSLNPAATIYVLGFAEGGNNWASIDEFNPFDMYKSAGFGARIFMPAFGMLGIDWAYGFDAPPGRLDPSGSQFHFTIGQQLR; this comes from the coding sequence ATGATATCAACAAAAAAAGCAGTTTATAGACTGTTGACGTTCATCTCAATTTGGACATTCGCAATAACTTCAGCACAAGCTCAATTTGGTACCAATTATGGTTCTCAAAGTGGCAAGTATAAGGTAGACTACGGTACTCCAGTAGAATATACTATAGCTGGTATTGATGTAGTCGGTGCAGACTTTAATGATAAAAATGCATTGATTAACATCTCTGGACTTAAAGTAGGAGAGAAAATTACTATTCCAGGTGATGCTGTTAGTAAGGCGGTTAAAAAACTTTGGAAATTAGGTATTGTTGGTGATGTAAAAATCAACATTACTGAGATTCAAGGTAATGATGCTTATCTACAAATTGCTCTTACAGAGCGCCCTAAATTATCAAGATTCTATTTTGAAGGGATTAAAAAGGGACAAGCAAAAACACTTACAGATAAGGTTCAATTAGTAAGAGGACGAATTGTTACTGAATCAATGATTCGTAATACTCAAAACGTTATTAAAGGACATTATGCTGAGAAAGGTTTTAGAAATACGGAGGTTAAAATCGTAAGAGAGAAAGACCCTGTATTAGCTAACTCTGTAATTCTAAGAATTGATGTCAATAAGAAATCCAAAGTGAAAATTGAGGAGATTACGTTGGCAGGTGTTGAAGAGCTTACCGAGAAAAAGGTAAAGCGTAAAATGAAGAAAACTAAAGAAAAACGTTTTGGTCGTATTTTTACTCCATCTAAATTTATAGACGAAGAGTATAAAAATGATAAAAAGAGTTTAGTTGAATATTATAACGAAGAAGGTTTCCGTGATGCTGAAATTTTAAGAGATACAGTTTATGATGTTACTGAAAAATCAGTAAATATCGAAATTGATATGTATGAAGGTCAGCGTTATTACTACCGTAGTATTAAATGGACGGGTAACTATAAGTATAACGATGAGCAGTTAGGACGTGTACTTGGTATTTCTCCAGGTGATGTTTACAATACATCAGAACTTAATAAGCGTTTATCATTTAACCCTAGTGGAGCAGATATTTCTGCTTTATATATGGATGATGGATACTTATTCTTTAATGTAACACCTGTAGAAGTATTAGTAGTAGGAGATTCGGTAGATATTGAGATGCGTGTTTTTGAAGGAGAGCAAGCTTATATATCTAAAATTGTAGTAAATGGTAACACTAAAACTTCCGATCACGTAATTTATCGTGAAGTAAGAACTTTACCAGGACAGAAATTTAGCCGTGCAGATCTAATAAGAACACAACGTGAATTATCAACTTTAGGATATTTTGATCCTGAAACAATTGATATTCAACCTAAGCCTAACATGTCTAACGGTACTGTAGATATACATTACGGTTTGACAGAAAAAGCAAACGACCAGATTGAACTTTCTGGTGGTTGGGGTGGTTACTACGGTTTTGTAGGTACTGTTGGTTTAGTATTTAATAACTTCTCCCTTAGAAATGTTGGTGATTTTTCTAAATGGAAACCACTTCCAGCAGGAGACGGGCAAAGATTACAATTAAGAGTTCAAGCGTCAGGTATTCAGTACCAAACGTACTCTATTTCATTTACAGAACCTTGGTTGGGTGGTCGTAAACCAAACTCATTAACCGTAAGTTATAACTACTCTAATCAAAACTCATATAGTGGAGATGTAAAAGTTGGTAGCTTAGGCATTAATGCAGCAACGGTTTCATTAGGACGTCGTTTACAATGGCCTGATGACTGGTTTACAATGACCAATTCATTATCATTCTTAGTGTATGATTTGAACAACTGGTATGCAACTGGTTTTGGAGATTACAATAATGGTAAATCATATAACTTAACTTTCAATACAACAATTGCAAGAAATAGTGTCGATCAACCAACTTATCCACGTAGAGGTTCTCAAATTTCATTAAGTATCAGTTTAACTCCTCCTTATTCATTAATGCAGGATAAAGATTTCACATCAGCAGATATTACTGATGAAGAAAGATACAAATGGGTAGAATACAATAAATGGATGTTTGATAATGCTTGGTACCAAGCCATCGCAGGTGATTTAGTTTTAGCAGCAAGGGCTCACTTTGGTTTCTTAGCAGCCTATAATCAAGATAAAGGTTTAGGACCTTTTGAAAGATTTATCATGGGTGGTGATGGATTAACTCAGCAATATGCATTATTAGGTACAGAAACAATTGGTTTAAGAGGTTATGAAAATAACTCTATTGTACCTTATGAAACAGATGGTTTAGGTGGTGTTGCTTACAACAAGTTTGTAATGGAACTCCGTTATCCTGTATCATTAAATCCAGCAGCAACAATTTATGTTTTAGGTTTTGCAGAAGGTGGTAATAACTGGGCATCAATAGATGAGTTTAACCCATTTGATATGTATAAATCAGCTGGTTTTGGTGCTCGTATCTTCATGCCAGCATTTGGTATGTTAGGTATTGACTGGGCATATGGTTTCGATGCACCTCCGGGACGTCTTGATCCAAGTGGTAGCCAATTCCACTTTACAATTGGTCAGCAGTTAAGATAA
- a CDS encoding acyl-CoA dehydrogenase: protein MNFELTEEQLAVKEAARDFAVSELLEGVIERDTEQRFPKEQVKQMGELGFMSMMVDPKYGGGGMDTLSYVIAMEEISKIDASASVSMSVNNSLVCWGLEKFGSEEQKQKYLPRLSSGEAIGAFCLSEPEAGSDATSQTTEAIDKGDHYLVNGTKNWITNGNSASIYLVIAQTDRSKGHKGINCLIVEKGMEGFVVGKKEDKLGIRGSDTHMLSFTDVKVPKENRIGEDGFGFKFAMGTLNGGRIGIAAQALGIAAGAYELALKYSKERKTFGKPICEHQAIAFKLADMVTKIEAARMLVYKSAWLKDQGKDYSEASAMAKLYASEVAMEVSVEAVQVHGGYGYVKEYHVERLMRDAKITQIYEGTSEIQKIVISRSVLS, encoded by the coding sequence ATGAATTTTGAACTAACAGAAGAACAATTAGCTGTTAAAGAAGCAGCAAGAGATTTTGCCGTATCAGAATTATTGGAAGGCGTTATTGAACGAGATACGGAACAACGTTTTCCTAAAGAGCAAGTAAAGCAAATGGGAGAACTTGGCTTTATGTCAATGATGGTTGATCCAAAGTATGGTGGTGGAGGTATGGATACACTTTCATATGTTATTGCAATGGAGGAGATTTCTAAGATTGACGCTTCAGCCTCTGTTTCAATGTCGGTTAATAACTCTTTAGTTTGTTGGGGCCTTGAGAAATTTGGATCAGAAGAACAAAAACAAAAATATTTACCAAGATTATCTTCAGGGGAGGCAATAGGTGCTTTCTGTTTGTCGGAACCAGAAGCAGGGAGTGATGCCACTTCTCAAACAACTGAAGCAATAGATAAAGGAGACCATTACTTAGTAAACGGCACAAAAAATTGGATTACTAACGGTAACTCTGCATCTATATATCTTGTGATTGCACAGACAGATAGAAGTAAAGGACATAAAGGAATCAATTGTCTTATTGTAGAAAAAGGCATGGAAGGCTTTGTTGTAGGTAAAAAAGAAGATAAACTAGGGATAAGAGGTTCTGATACACATATGCTTAGTTTTACGGATGTAAAAGTGCCTAAAGAAAATAGAATAGGAGAAGATGGTTTTGGTTTTAAATTCGCTATGGGTACACTTAATGGTGGACGAATAGGGATTGCAGCTCAAGCACTTGGTATTGCAGCTGGAGCCTACGAGTTAGCTTTAAAGTATTCTAAAGAGAGAAAGACATTTGGTAAACCTATTTGTGAGCATCAAGCAATTGCATTTAAATTGGCGGATATGGTAACGAAAATAGAGGCAGCTAGAATGTTAGTATATAAATCAGCTTGGTTGAAAGATCAAGGGAAAGATTATTCAGAAGCATCTGCTATGGCTAAGTTATATGCCTCTGAAGTAGCTATGGAAGTATCAGTAGAAGCTGTACAAGTTCATGGAGGATATGGGTATGTTAAAGAGTACCATGTAGAAAGATTAATGCGTGACGCAAAGATTACTCAGATATATGAAGGAACTTCTGAAATACAGAAAATTGTTATTTCTAGAAGTGTATTATCATAG